Proteins from one Aureimonas sp. SA4125 genomic window:
- a CDS encoding cytochrome c-type biogenesis protein translates to MLVAPGASVPGRAAPFVDVFSGTAEAVQPDEVLADPALEKRARALSAGLRCLVCQNQSIDDSDASLARDLRVLVRERLVAGDSDGAVIDYVVARYGEFVLLNPRLSTGTIVLWTAPLALILAGAAFALYAARRRKREPASAVLTAEEESAVERTLAERGL, encoded by the coding sequence ATGCTGGTCGCGCCGGGCGCCTCGGTGCCGGGGCGTGCCGCACCCTTCGTCGACGTCTTCTCCGGCACGGCCGAGGCGGTGCAGCCCGACGAGGTCCTCGCCGATCCGGCGCTGGAAAAGCGCGCCCGCGCATTGTCGGCGGGCCTTCGCTGCCTCGTCTGCCAGAACCAGTCGATCGACGACAGCGACGCCTCGCTCGCCAGGGATCTGCGCGTCCTCGTGCGCGAGCGCCTGGTGGCGGGCGACAGCGATGGCGCGGTGATCGACTACGTCGTCGCCCGCTATGGCGAGTTCGTTCTTCTGAACCCGCGCCTGTCGACCGGGACGATCGTGCTCTGGACGGCACCCCTCGCCCTCATCCTCGCCGGCGCCGCCTTCGCCCTCTACGCCGCCCGCCGCCGCAAGCGCGAGCCGGCGAGTGCCGTGCTGACGGCGGAGGAGGAAAGCGCGGTGGAGCGGACGCTGGCGGAGCGGGGGCTGTAG
- a CDS encoding glucose 1-dehydrogenase encodes MSKMNGKIAVVAGGGSGIGLATAKRLAAEGATVIVTGRRQAELDKAVAEIGGRAEAVRGDLTDPADLARLHDAVAARAGRLDILVFSSGVAEVLPLADITPAHFDKIFDINVRAMVFTVQTLVPLMREGSAIVLVGSIAGVIGTPGYGVYNASKAAVRSWARTWTAELSSRGIRVNTLSPGPIDTAMMAAASEEIRAGLAAQIPLGRMGRPEEVAAAALFLASDESSYIAGAELCIDGGMTQV; translated from the coding sequence ATGTCGAAAATGAACGGAAAGATCGCGGTCGTCGCTGGCGGCGGCAGCGGGATCGGTCTCGCCACCGCCAAGCGGCTCGCGGCCGAGGGCGCAACGGTCATTGTCACAGGGCGACGCCAGGCGGAACTGGACAAGGCGGTGGCCGAAATCGGCGGGAGGGCCGAGGCGGTCCGGGGCGACTTGACGGATCCCGCCGATCTCGCCCGGCTGCACGACGCGGTCGCGGCGCGGGCCGGCAGGCTGGACATCCTCGTCTTCTCTTCCGGCGTCGCCGAAGTCCTCCCGCTCGCCGATATCACTCCGGCGCACTTCGACAAGATCTTCGACATCAACGTCCGCGCCATGGTGTTCACCGTGCAGACACTCGTTCCGCTGATGCGGGAGGGCAGCGCGATCGTTCTGGTCGGCTCGATCGCTGGTGTGATCGGCACGCCGGGCTACGGTGTCTACAATGCCAGCAAGGCGGCGGTGCGATCCTGGGCGCGGACGTGGACGGCGGAGCTCTCCAGCCGTGGCATCCGGGTCAACACACTGAGCCCAGGGCCGATCGACACGGCGATGATGGCCGCCGCCTCCGAGGAAATCAGGGCCGGCCTCGCGGCCCAAATTCCGCTCGGCCGCATGGGGCGGCCGGAGGAGGTCGCCGCCGCGGCCCTGTTTCTCGCCTCGGACGAAAGCAGTTACATCGCCGGTGCGGAATTGTGCATCGATGGCGGAATGACGCAGGTGTGA
- the ccmI gene encoding c-type cytochrome biogenesis protein CcmI has translation MFWIIAVFLTAVVTLIVLWPLLRRRPESEPIRAQYDVEVYGAQLDELKADLARGTIAEDDAVVARAEIGRRLLKAADEAETDRAALRKPRRLAVAIGTVALAVPVGAIAFYALTGSPAAPDMPLAARLSVDPSRADLPTLVAQAEARLKANPNDGAGWDLLGPIYLRTGRADEAVTALGNAIRILGATPERETGYGEAQTQAAQGEVTDGARAAFERALALNPDYLPARFFIALDLSQEGRFAKAAPAWQGLIAASPEGAPWLPLAQSALADAQQKMAAAPDAPGAPADTAAAVPPAAVAGSPPAQAQTQASAPALPGPNGADVAAASEMSGDDRRAMIEGMVGQLAARLKTAPNDVEGWKRLLRSYSVLGETGKAQGALADARAVFASGTAERSALDGFAAELGLSATGTTP, from the coding sequence TTGTTCTGGATCATCGCGGTCTTCCTGACCGCTGTCGTGACGCTGATCGTGCTCTGGCCCCTGTTGCGCCGGCGGCCCGAATCCGAGCCGATCAGGGCGCAGTACGACGTCGAGGTCTACGGCGCGCAGCTGGACGAGCTGAAGGCCGATCTTGCCCGCGGCACGATCGCCGAGGACGATGCCGTCGTCGCCCGCGCCGAGATCGGCCGGCGGCTGCTGAAGGCGGCGGACGAGGCGGAGACGGATCGCGCCGCCCTCCGCAAGCCGCGCCGGCTGGCGGTCGCGATCGGCACCGTCGCGCTGGCGGTGCCGGTCGGCGCGATCGCCTTCTACGCCCTGACCGGCTCCCCCGCCGCGCCCGACATGCCGCTCGCCGCCCGTCTTTCCGTCGATCCGTCCCGGGCCGACCTGCCGACCCTCGTGGCGCAGGCCGAGGCGCGGCTGAAGGCCAATCCGAACGACGGCGCCGGCTGGGACCTCCTCGGCCCGATCTACCTGCGCACCGGCCGGGCCGACGAGGCCGTGACGGCGCTCGGCAACGCCATCCGGATCCTCGGTGCAACGCCCGAGCGCGAGACCGGCTATGGCGAGGCGCAGACGCAGGCGGCGCAAGGCGAGGTGACCGACGGGGCACGCGCGGCCTTCGAGCGGGCGCTGGCACTGAATCCCGACTATCTGCCGGCACGTTTCTTCATCGCTCTCGATCTGTCGCAGGAGGGCCGTTTTGCCAAGGCGGCCCCGGCCTGGCAGGGCCTCATCGCCGCAAGCCCCGAGGGTGCGCCCTGGCTTCCCCTGGCCCAGTCGGCGCTGGCCGACGCGCAGCAGAAGATGGCGGCGGCCCCGGACGCCCCGGGCGCTCCGGCCGACACCGCTGCAGCCGTGCCGCCGGCCGCGGTCGCCGGTTCCCCACCCGCACAAGCTCAAACACAGGCATCAGCCCCAGCCTTGCCCGGCCCGAACGGGGCCGACGTCGCGGCCGCGTCCGAAATGTCCGGCGACGACCGCAGGGCGATGATCGAGGGCATGGTCGGCCAGCTCGCCGCCCGCCTGAAAACCGCCCCGAACGACGTCGAGGGTTGGAAACGCCTGCTGCGATCCTATAGCGTCCTCGGCGAGACCGGGAAGGCGCAGGGCGCACTGGCAGATGCCCGCGCCGTCTTTGCCAGCGGTACGGCCGAGCGGAGCGCGCTCGACGGCTTTGCTGCGGAACTCGGCCTTTCCGCGACGGGAACGACGCCATGA
- a CDS encoding diguanylate cyclase has protein sequence MAMMAAALLPIALFMGVGIVIDFRETMERAREEVRQSAALAAARFSVVFDETRVLLDALRQVPGVQAEGGLFCDTLVTRLRDANPQFHTMGVMNANGTIVCHNMLRKRQQFGDVSLVRRIMAKDAPEFLVGNFNIGKVSRKPTVVTAMALPKVNGKVPGAVFVGMDLGGFTNLARQFSEDGRRAVTLVEPRTSRVLARWPNTIAFGSSFTMHPMMAAIQASPKGGEAEVPELDKQDSVVGFAPVAGAATAGAMLVVGVATEDIVAPVRSRGIVSALIALTILALVLCGAWWLGYWTQIRPIHRLTKIAGRIGAGDFDARTTIESWQAPEFRTLGQALDSMAGDLATGKRAEEVVAASEARYRLLAENSSDLITCLDVDGLRVFVSPASRTLLGLEPEALEGKHPRAIAHPDDIVIVDAMMRKLDAGQSVSGIQYRIKHANGHYLWVEVGGTPLEAGNGIVLVIRDISRRKLAESKLEQANQRLAALASTDGLTGLANRRVFDEKLASEFGRSLRDKSDFSLLLIDVDHFKKFNDTYGHPEGDECLRQISAVLRIMLRRPGDMPARYGGEEFAAVLPNTGSEGATRLGESLCQAVRDLNIQHAGSERGVVSISIGVASLSSGAGYDDAAALLKATDGALYQAKSDGRDRVVAALQSGLVTLPRGALSRSTTSGHGS, from the coding sequence ATGGCGATGATGGCGGCCGCCCTTTTGCCAATCGCCCTCTTCATGGGGGTCGGTATTGTCATCGATTTTCGCGAAACGATGGAGCGAGCGCGCGAGGAGGTCCGGCAGTCGGCCGCACTGGCCGCCGCACGCTTTTCCGTCGTCTTCGACGAGACACGGGTTCTTCTCGACGCGCTGAGGCAAGTGCCCGGCGTCCAAGCCGAGGGCGGTCTATTCTGCGACACTCTCGTCACGCGCCTGCGCGATGCGAACCCGCAGTTCCATACGATGGGCGTCATGAACGCCAACGGCACGATCGTCTGCCACAACATGCTCAGAAAACGTCAGCAGTTCGGCGATGTCAGCCTTGTGCGCCGGATCATGGCCAAGGATGCGCCCGAATTCTTGGTTGGCAATTTCAACATCGGCAAAGTGAGCCGCAAGCCGACGGTGGTCACCGCGATGGCCCTGCCCAAGGTCAACGGAAAGGTTCCGGGGGCGGTTTTCGTGGGGATGGACCTCGGGGGATTCACGAACCTGGCACGGCAGTTTTCCGAGGATGGGCGGCGGGCCGTGACGCTGGTGGAGCCGCGGACCAGCAGGGTTCTTGCCCGCTGGCCGAACACGATCGCTTTTGGATCGTCCTTCACGATGCATCCCATGATGGCTGCCATCCAAGCCTCTCCGAAGGGCGGAGAGGCCGAGGTCCCGGAGTTGGACAAGCAGGACAGCGTCGTCGGCTTTGCGCCCGTCGCCGGAGCGGCCACGGCGGGCGCCATGCTGGTCGTCGGGGTAGCCACGGAGGACATCGTCGCGCCGGTCCGCTCCAGGGGAATCGTCAGCGCGCTGATCGCATTGACGATCCTGGCATTGGTCCTGTGCGGCGCCTGGTGGCTCGGCTACTGGACGCAGATTCGGCCGATCCATCGGCTGACAAAGATCGCCGGCCGCATCGGCGCCGGCGACTTCGACGCCAGAACGACCATTGAGTCGTGGCAGGCGCCGGAGTTTCGAACGCTCGGGCAGGCCCTCGATTCGATGGCGGGCGATCTGGCGACGGGCAAACGCGCCGAGGAGGTCGTGGCGGCCAGCGAGGCACGCTACCGGTTGCTGGCCGAGAACTCCTCCGACCTCATCACTTGCCTTGACGTAGACGGGCTCCGCGTCTTCGTCTCACCCGCCAGCCGCACCCTCCTCGGCCTTGAACCGGAGGCGCTGGAAGGCAAGCACCCGCGGGCGATCGCCCATCCCGACGACATCGTCATCGTCGACGCAATGATGCGAAAGCTCGATGCGGGGCAGTCCGTCTCGGGCATCCAGTATCGCATCAAGCATGCCAACGGCCATTATCTCTGGGTAGAGGTCGGCGGCACACCGCTCGAAGCGGGCAATGGCATCGTTCTCGTCATTCGCGACATCTCCCGGCGCAAGCTGGCGGAGAGCAAGCTGGAGCAGGCCAATCAGCGGCTGGCCGCCCTGGCGTCGACGGACGGTCTGACCGGACTGGCCAACCGCCGCGTCTTCGATGAAAAACTGGCGTCCGAGTTTGGCCGAAGTCTTCGCGACAAGTCCGATTTCAGCCTGCTGCTCATCGATGTCGATCATTTCAAGAAATTCAACGACACCTATGGCCACCCAGAGGGCGACGAATGCCTCCGGCAGATCAGCGCCGTTCTGCGGATCATGCTTCGGCGGCCCGGCGACATGCCTGCCCGCTACGGTGGCGAGGAGTTCGCGGCGGTTCTTCCCAATACCGGCTCGGAGGGTGCCACGCGGCTGGGAGAGAGCCTTTGCCAGGCTGTCCGCGACCTCAACATTCAGCATGCTGGCAGCGAGCGAGGCGTGGTCTCGATCAGCATCGGCGTCGCCTCCCTGTCATCGGGTGCGGGCTATGACGATGCCGCAGCGCTGCTGAAGGCGACCGACGGGGCGCTCTATCAGGCCAAGTCCGACGGACGCGATCGCGTCGTCGCTGCGCTTCAGTCGGGTCTCGTCACGCTCCCGCGCGGCGCGCTGTCGCGATCGACGACTTCCGGGCACGGATCGTAG
- a CDS encoding Do family serine endopeptidase, protein MPDVKQSPKRNRMLVAALAAGVAGSAFAGGVMTSTTSSHAEPVQVTSPVQSFGFADVVERVSPAVVSVRVKEKMAAAAADRGDDDQASPFDNLPDDHPLKRFFEFGNPGGPGAQGMPGQRGGPRGMQPRRENRQATAQGSGFFISDDGYLVTNNHVVDGGENFTVVMDDGKEYDAKLIGTDKRTDLAVLKVDAKNQKFTYVEFGDDSKARTGDWVVAVGNPFGLGGSVTAGIISARGRDIGAGPYDDFLQIDAAVNRGNSGGPAFNLEGKVIGVNTAIFSPSGGNVGIAFAIPASTAKNVVQSLREKGSVQRGWLGVQIASVTDDISEAVGLANEDGAIVTLPENSTPASEAGIQTGDVITAVNGETIKGPKELARKVAEFAPNTSIDVTIWRDNAAQTIAVKLGNIASLDEAASADAMSSGSPVDPSSLSGYGLTLTPSDDGSGLVVTEVDPSSPASEKGVQTGDIIVSVNGKAVKSQGDVTKALSDADKSGRKAALFQLKNGDQNRFVALPIAKG, encoded by the coding sequence ATGCCAGACGTAAAGCAGTCTCCCAAGCGTAACCGCATGCTCGTCGCAGCGCTCGCGGCCGGCGTCGCCGGCTCGGCCTTTGCCGGCGGCGTCATGACCAGCACGACCTCCAGCCACGCCGAACCGGTTCAGGTCACCTCTCCGGTCCAGAGCTTCGGCTTTGCCGACGTCGTCGAGAGGGTGAGCCCGGCGGTCGTCTCCGTCCGCGTCAAGGAGAAGATGGCCGCCGCAGCGGCCGACCGCGGTGACGACGACCAGGCCAGCCCGTTCGACAATCTGCCCGACGATCACCCGCTGAAGCGCTTCTTCGAGTTCGGCAATCCGGGCGGACCAGGGGCCCAGGGCATGCCCGGCCAGCGGGGCGGGCCCCGCGGCATGCAGCCGCGCCGAGAGAATCGCCAGGCCACCGCACAGGGCTCGGGCTTCTTCATCTCCGATGACGGCTACCTCGTCACCAACAACCATGTCGTCGACGGCGGCGAGAACTTCACCGTGGTGATGGACGACGGCAAGGAATACGACGCCAAGCTGATCGGCACGGACAAGCGGACCGACCTCGCCGTGCTGAAGGTCGACGCCAAGAACCAGAAGTTCACCTATGTCGAGTTCGGCGACGACTCCAAGGCCCGCACCGGCGACTGGGTCGTGGCGGTCGGCAACCCCTTCGGCCTCGGCGGCTCGGTCACCGCCGGCATCATCTCGGCGCGTGGTCGCGACATCGGCGCCGGTCCCTACGACGACTTCCTGCAGATCGACGCGGCGGTGAACCGCGGCAATTCGGGCGGCCCGGCCTTCAATCTCGAAGGCAAGGTCATCGGCGTCAACACGGCGATCTTCTCGCCGTCGGGCGGCAATGTCGGCATCGCCTTCGCCATCCCCGCCTCGACCGCCAAGAACGTCGTCCAGTCGCTGCGCGAGAAGGGCAGCGTCCAGCGCGGCTGGCTCGGCGTGCAGATCGCCTCCGTCACCGACGACATCTCGGAGGCCGTCGGCCTTGCCAACGAGGACGGCGCCATCGTGACGCTCCCGGAAAACTCGACCCCGGCCTCGGAAGCGGGCATCCAGACGGGTGACGTCATCACCGCGGTGAACGGCGAGACGATCAAGGGTCCGAAGGAACTGGCCCGCAAGGTCGCCGAGTTCGCGCCGAATACCTCGATCGACGTTACGATCTGGCGCGACAATGCCGCGCAGACGATCGCGGTGAAGCTCGGCAACATTGCCAGCCTTGACGAAGCGGCTTCGGCCGACGCGATGTCGAGCGGCTCGCCCGTCGACCCGTCCTCGCTGTCCGGCTACGGACTGACGCTGACGCCGTCCGATGACGGCAGCGGCCTCGTCGTCACCGAGGTCGATCCGTCCTCGCCGGCGTCCGAGAAGGGCGTCCAGACCGGCGACATCATCGTCTCGGTCAACGGCAAGGCGGTCAAGTCGCAGGGCGACGTGACGAAGGCACTGTCCGATGCCGACAAGAGCGGCCGCAAGGCGGCGCTGTTCCAGCTGAAGAACGGCGACCAGAACCGGTTCGTGGCCCTCCCCATCGCCAAGGGCTGA
- the ccmE gene encoding cytochrome c maturation protein CcmE translates to MTRKQKRLSSIGAILVVLAAAVGLVLSAMSDSVAFFASPTDVMSQVPGNAQRIRLGGLVETGSIDREAGEVIRFRVTDSVESVAVVYKGLLPDLFREGQGVVTEGTLGPDRIFVADTVLAKHDESYMPKEVVDDMKARGLWQEGKGMPTASGATPPASPVAPAAGGAGT, encoded by the coding sequence ATGACACGAAAGCAGAAGCGACTCTCCTCGATCGGCGCCATCCTCGTGGTCCTTGCCGCGGCGGTCGGACTGGTCTTGAGCGCCATGTCCGACAGCGTCGCCTTCTTCGCCTCGCCGACCGACGTGATGTCGCAGGTGCCCGGCAATGCCCAGCGCATCCGGCTCGGCGGTCTCGTCGAGACCGGCTCGATCGACCGCGAGGCGGGCGAGGTCATCCGCTTCCGCGTCACCGATTCCGTCGAGAGCGTGGCCGTCGTCTACAAGGGCCTTCTGCCTGACCTCTTCCGGGAGGGGCAGGGCGTGGTCACCGAGGGTACGCTCGGGCCGGACCGTATCTTCGTCGCCGACACCGTGCTTGCCAAGCACGACGAGAGCTACATGCCGAAGGAGGTCGTCGACGACATGAAGGCGCGCGGCCTCTGGCAGGAGGGCAAGGGCATGCCGACCGCGAGCGGCGCGACACCGCCGGCATCGCCGGTGGCGCCGGCGGCAGGGGGAGCGGGCACATGA
- a CDS encoding response regulator transcription factor, producing MRILIIEDDREAASYLVKALKEAGHVPDHAGDGASGFHMADTRDYDVMVVDRMLPERDGLSLISGLREKGNQTPALILSALGQVDDRVTGLRAGGDDYLAKPFAFSELLARVEVLGRRRGGRDIETSYRVGDLELDRLSHEVRRGGKPIVLQPREFRLLEYMMKNAGQVVTRTMLLENVWDYHFDPQTNVIDVHVSRLRAKIEREFGSPLLHTVRGAGYIMRAE from the coding sequence ATGCGCATTCTCATCATCGAAGACGATCGCGAGGCGGCCTCCTATCTGGTGAAAGCCCTGAAGGAGGCGGGACACGTTCCCGACCATGCCGGCGACGGCGCCTCCGGCTTTCACATGGCCGACACGCGCGACTACGACGTGATGGTGGTCGACCGCATGCTGCCCGAGCGCGATGGCCTGTCGCTCATCTCGGGCCTGCGCGAGAAGGGCAACCAGACGCCGGCGCTGATCCTTTCGGCGCTCGGCCAGGTGGATGACCGCGTCACCGGCCTGCGCGCCGGCGGTGACGACTACCTCGCCAAACCCTTCGCCTTTTCCGAGCTCCTCGCCCGCGTCGAGGTCCTTGGCCGGCGTCGCGGCGGACGCGACATCGAGACCTCCTACAGGGTCGGCGATCTCGAGCTCGACCGCCTGTCGCACGAGGTGCGACGCGGCGGCAAGCCGATCGTTCTTCAGCCGCGCGAGTTCCGCCTGCTCGAATACATGATGAAGAATGCCGGCCAGGTGGTGACCCGCACCATGCTTCTGGAAAACGTCTGGGATTACCATTTCGACCCGCAGACGAACGTCATCGACGTCCACGTCTCGCGCCTGCGCGCCAAGATCGAGCGCGAATTCGGCTCGCCGCTGCTGCATACGGTGCGTGGTGCCGGCTACATCATGCGGGCGGAATAG
- a CDS encoding heme lyase CcmF/NrfE family subunit, which translates to MIVEIGHFALVLALVTAVMQTALPLVGARIGDIRLMETGEVTAVTCFALVALAFAALTVAYVTSDFSVLNVVENSHSAKPMLYKITGVWGNHEGSMLLWVLILSFFSALVALFGRDIPASLKANVLSVQALITVAFLLFILLTSNPFQRLIPAPFEGQDLNPILQDIGLAVHPPLLYLGYVGFSVAFSFAVAALIDGRIDAAWARWVRPWTLVAWVFLTLGIAMGSYWAYYELGWGGWWFWDPVENASFMPWLSGTALLHSALVMEKRAALKIWTVLLAILTFSLSLLGTFLVRSGVLTSVHAFATDPSRGVFILAILMLFIGGSLALFAFRAQTLESGGLFAPISREGALVFNNLFLTTACATVLIGTLYPLVLEVLTGAKISVGAPFFDLTFGPLMLPLLLAVPFGPLLAWKRGDLLAAAQRLYFAVGTALAAIILTLAFTQGMRILAALGFGLAVWLLAGAATDLALRTGYPRVPARIALRRFVGLPRSAFGTALAHAGLGLTVLGVIATSAFQTELVTTMKPGDMREAGGYQIRFDGLAPREGPNYREEVGGFTLSRGGVAQATMESAKRFYPARQMPTTEAGIHTHWLSQTYIALGETTAGSTVVRIWYKPLITLIWIGAVVMAVGGTVSLADRRLRVGAPARSRKRARQAGAIPA; encoded by the coding sequence ATGATCGTCGAAATCGGGCATTTCGCGCTCGTCCTCGCGCTCGTCACGGCTGTCATGCAGACGGCCCTGCCGCTCGTCGGCGCCCGCATCGGCGATATCAGGCTGATGGAAACCGGCGAGGTCACCGCCGTCACCTGTTTCGCCCTCGTCGCGCTCGCCTTCGCGGCGCTGACGGTCGCCTATGTCACGTCCGATTTCTCGGTCCTCAACGTCGTCGAGAACTCGCATTCGGCCAAGCCGATGCTCTACAAGATCACCGGCGTCTGGGGCAATCACGAGGGCTCGATGCTCCTCTGGGTGCTCATCCTCAGCTTCTTCAGCGCGCTCGTGGCGCTTTTCGGCCGCGACATCCCGGCCTCGCTGAAGGCGAATGTCCTTTCGGTGCAGGCGCTCATCACGGTCGCCTTCCTCCTCTTCATCCTCCTGACGTCGAACCCGTTCCAGCGTCTCATCCCGGCGCCGTTCGAGGGACAGGATCTCAACCCGATCCTCCAGGATATCGGGCTCGCGGTGCATCCGCCGCTGCTCTATCTCGGCTATGTCGGCTTTTCCGTCGCCTTCTCCTTCGCCGTCGCCGCCCTGATCGACGGGCGCATCGATGCCGCGTGGGCGCGCTGGGTGCGGCCGTGGACGCTGGTCGCCTGGGTCTTCCTGACGCTCGGCATCGCGATGGGTTCCTACTGGGCCTATTACGAGCTCGGCTGGGGTGGCTGGTGGTTCTGGGATCCGGTCGAGAACGCCTCCTTCATGCCCTGGCTTTCCGGGACGGCGCTCCTGCACTCGGCGCTGGTCATGGAAAAGCGCGCGGCGCTGAAGATCTGGACCGTGCTTCTGGCCATCCTCACCTTCTCGCTGTCGCTGCTCGGCACCTTCCTCGTGCGCTCGGGCGTCCTCACCTCGGTGCACGCGTTTGCGACCGATCCTTCGCGCGGCGTCTTCATCCTCGCCATCCTGATGCTGTTCATCGGCGGATCGCTCGCGCTCTTCGCCTTCCGGGCGCAGACGCTGGAATCTGGCGGGCTGTTCGCGCCGATCTCGCGCGAGGGGGCACTCGTCTTCAACAACCTGTTCCTGACGACGGCCTGCGCGACGGTTCTCATCGGAACGCTCTACCCGCTGGTCCTCGAAGTGCTGACGGGCGCCAAGATTTCCGTCGGGGCGCCGTTCTTCGACCTGACTTTCGGCCCGTTGATGCTGCCGCTGCTTCTCGCCGTGCCCTTCGGTCCTTTGCTCGCCTGGAAGCGGGGCGATCTTCTGGCGGCGGCGCAGCGGCTGTATTTCGCCGTCGGCACGGCGCTCGCGGCGATCATCCTGACGCTCGCCTTCACGCAAGGCATGCGCATCCTCGCCGCGCTCGGCTTCGGCCTCGCCGTCTGGCTTCTGGCCGGTGCCGCGACCGATCTCGCTCTGCGCACCGGCTATCCCCGCGTCCCGGCCCGCATCGCGCTCCGCCGCTTCGTTGGTCTGCCGCGATCGGCCTTCGGCACGGCGCTCGCCCATGCCGGGCTCGGCCTGACGGTGCTCGGCGTCATCGCCACCTCCGCCTTCCAGACCGAGCTCGTGACGACGATGAAGCCCGGCGACATGCGCGAGGCCGGCGGCTACCAGATCCGCTTCGACGGACTCGCGCCGCGCGAGGGACCGAACTATCGCGAGGAGGTCGGCGGCTTCACTCTGAGCCGCGGCGGCGTCGCGCAGGCGACGATGGAAAGCGCCAAGCGCTTCTATCCCGCGCGGCAGATGCCGACGACCGAGGCCGGCATCCACACGCACTGGCTGAGCCAGACCTATATCGCCCTGGGCGAGACGACGGCGGGCTCCACCGTGGTGCGGATCTGGTACAAGCCGCTGATCACGCTGATCTGGATCGGCGCGGTCGTCATGGCCGTCGGCGGCACGGTGTCGCTCGCCGACCGGCGCTTGCGGGTCGGGGCCCCGGCACGCTCGCGCAAGCGGGCGCGGCAGGCCGGAGCCATACCCGCGTGA
- a CDS encoding helix-turn-helix domain-containing protein, whose amino-acid sequence MSDSADPVFAEACATRPIIDEIANKWSIMILSVLCTQPTRFNMLRRRLEGVTQKALTQALRRLERNGLVSRQVIASSPVAVEYSITPLGHSLKDPMAALYQWTRDHVADVQAAQRNFDQRPGT is encoded by the coding sequence ATGAGCGATTCTGCCGATCCCGTCTTCGCCGAAGCCTGCGCCACGCGCCCGATCATCGACGAGATCGCCAACAAATGGTCGATCATGATCCTCTCCGTGCTCTGCACCCAGCCGACGCGGTTCAACATGCTGCGGCGACGGCTGGAGGGGGTGACGCAGAAGGCGCTCACGCAGGCGCTGAGGCGGCTCGAGCGCAACGGCCTGGTCTCGCGGCAGGTGATCGCATCCTCGCCGGTGGCGGTGGAATACTCCATCACCCCGCTTGGCCACTCTCTGAAGGACCCCATGGCCGCGCTCTATCAGTGGACGCGCGATCATGTGGCAGACGTTCAGGCCGCCCAGCGCAACTTCGACCAGCGCCCCGGCACGTGA